The Pricia mediterranea genome includes a window with the following:
- a CDS encoding pyridoxal-phosphate dependent enzyme, which produces MNLKDGVKTAENKVSLEAKKLAEFVKDEKKSLVDRLECYEDIINLEVGDTGLQRAKTLEREFGIRQLYVKYEGDNPSGTQKDRIAFAQVYDALRRGFSATALATCGNYGVAMALAANLAGLRCKIYIPESYHTERVSEMQGLGSEIIRLPGSYEEVVKNSSELAKKEGWYDANPGSANTPLQISAYSHIAVEIFDELGDAPEYCAVPVSNGTLFAGIYRGFVSLYKRGKTSRIPKMIAASSSRKNPIVQSFLQGSDHCNDLNPETIRETKYNEPLINWHSFDGDEALYALRQSQGEAFNISDKKLRAMTSLLAKKEGLRILPAATAGLIALLELDGKMDFEPGRFVAVLTAKN; this is translated from the coding sequence ATGAACCTAAAGGATGGTGTCAAGACCGCCGAAAACAAAGTGTCTTTAGAGGCTAAGAAATTGGCCGAGTTCGTTAAAGACGAAAAGAAGTCCCTCGTAGACCGTCTGGAGTGCTATGAAGACATCATTAACCTAGAAGTGGGTGATACGGGGCTGCAGCGCGCAAAAACCTTGGAGCGGGAGTTCGGTATTCGTCAGCTCTATGTAAAATATGAGGGAGACAACCCGTCGGGTACCCAGAAAGACCGAATTGCCTTCGCTCAGGTCTACGATGCCTTGCGACGCGGGTTTTCAGCCACTGCCCTGGCGACCTGTGGCAATTACGGGGTCGCCATGGCTTTGGCCGCCAACCTGGCCGGTCTGCGATGCAAGATTTATATCCCCGAAAGCTACCACACCGAACGCGTTTCGGAGATGCAAGGTTTGGGCTCGGAAATCATCCGATTGCCCGGCAGTTACGAAGAAGTAGTGAAAAATAGCAGCGAACTAGCAAAGAAAGAGGGCTGGTACGATGCCAATCCCGGAAGCGCGAACACGCCCTTGCAGATTTCAGCCTATTCGCACATTGCCGTCGAAATTTTTGACGAACTGGGCGATGCTCCCGAATACTGTGCCGTACCGGTATCGAACGGTACTCTTTTCGCAGGTATCTATCGGGGTTTCGTGAGTTTGTACAAACGGGGAAAGACGTCGCGTATCCCGAAAATGATAGCTGCGTCATCAAGTCGGAAAAATCCGATTGTGCAATCCTTTTTACAAGGTTCGGACCACTGCAATGATTTGAACCCCGAAACGATCAGAGAGACCAAATACAACGAACCTCTGATCAATTGGCACAGTTTCGACGGGGATGAAGCCCTGTACGCCCTACGGCAATCCCAAGGGGAGGCGTTCAACATCAGCGATAAAAAACTAAGGGCAATGACCTCGCTCTTGGCCAAAAAGGAAGGCTTACGAATACTTCCTGCGGCGACGGCGGGATTGATAGCCCTTTTGGAATTGGATGGAAAAATGGATTTCGAACCGGGTCGGTTTGTGGCGGTGCTAACGGCGAAGAACTAA
- a CDS encoding glycoside hydrolase family 88 protein codes for MRLIIIVLLICLVGCKDQKNENTEEIAQATAVKEVDFDLDEAIEDCEDQLEISVPKLTDLTKHPRLIETGENEWKELENHRLRWTSGFYPGILWYMYDITKEDKWKQEAIKRTEVFEDFKTITEHHDIGFMMFPAYGLGYELGGMTEYKDILLTSAESLASRFNPKVGTIRSWSNKMHPRWKQHITIIDNMLNLELLFWASDYGGGPVYKDIAVTHAETTMKNHFRDDGTSWHVIEYDSITGDVLNRHTKQGLNDDSRWSRGQAWGIYGYTMVYRETGDKKFLDFAKKITDAYLKLLPEDYIPHWDFDIDTTQDDDRDASAAAIVASGLLELSTLIENERDRERYYNAALNMLKSLSSPAYSGVGKADSFLLHSTGAKSLGHEIDVALIYADYFYIEALDRLKKMKGQ; via the coding sequence ATGAGACTAATTATAATTGTCCTTCTGATATGTTTAGTAGGTTGTAAAGACCAGAAAAATGAAAATACTGAGGAGATAGCGCAGGCTACGGCGGTCAAAGAGGTTGATTTTGACCTTGATGAGGCCATAGAAGACTGTGAGGACCAGCTGGAAATTTCGGTGCCGAAACTGACCGACCTCACCAAGCATCCCCGATTGATCGAGACTGGGGAAAACGAGTGGAAAGAACTGGAAAACCATAGGTTACGATGGACATCGGGCTTCTATCCCGGTATCCTTTGGTATATGTACGATATCACCAAGGAGGATAAATGGAAGCAAGAGGCCATCAAAAGGACCGAGGTCTTCGAGGATTTTAAGACCATTACCGAGCACCATGATATCGGGTTTATGATGTTTCCTGCATACGGGCTTGGCTACGAGCTGGGAGGGATGACCGAATATAAGGACATACTCCTGACTTCCGCGGAATCCCTGGCCTCCCGTTTTAATCCCAAGGTGGGCACCATCCGATCTTGGTCCAACAAGATGCATCCGCGCTGGAAACAGCATATCACCATTATCGACAACATGTTGAATCTCGAACTCCTGTTCTGGGCCTCGGACTACGGGGGCGGACCTGTTTATAAAGATATCGCCGTAACCCACGCCGAGACAACCATGAAAAACCACTTTCGCGACGACGGCACCTCCTGGCATGTTATCGAATACGATTCGATTACCGGCGATGTCCTGAACCGGCATACCAAACAGGGGTTGAATGACGACAGCCGTTGGTCCCGCGGCCAGGCCTGGGGCATCTATGGCTATACCATGGTCTATCGCGAGACCGGCGACAAAAAGTTTCTCGACTTCGCAAAAAAAATAACCGATGCCTATTTAAAACTGCTCCCTGAGGATTATATCCCCCATTGGGATTTCGACATCGACACCACCCAAGACGATGACCGTGACGCTTCGGCAGCGGCAATCGTCGCCTCAGGGCTGTTGGAATTGAGCACCTTGATCGAAAACGAAAGAGACCGGGAACGCTATTACAACGCCGCCCTGAACATGCTCAAATCCCTCAGTTCGCCGGCCTATTCCGGAGTGGGCAAGGCCGATTCGTTCCTGCTGCATTCCACGGGCGCAAAATCCTTGGGCCATGAAATTGACGTGGCCCTGATCTATGCCGATTATTTTTATATCGAGGCCTTGGATCGGCTTAAGAAGATGAAGGGACAATAA
- a CDS encoding Fur family transcriptional regulator: MSREKNKIPQNPVEFLNNRNVRPTAMRILIFRYLAEKEVAVALTDIENAFVRAERTTLYRTMKKFEQNGIVHQIDDGTGIAKYALCEPDCNCDLDQDLHLHFHCDHCDETVCLTEHKIPHINLPEGYIAEDANLVLTGICEKCSGPS, from the coding sequence ATGTCTCGGGAAAAAAATAAAATACCGCAAAACCCGGTCGAGTTCTTGAATAACAGGAACGTACGCCCAACAGCCATGCGTATTTTGATATTCAGATATTTGGCGGAAAAAGAGGTTGCGGTCGCCCTGACCGATATCGAAAACGCATTTGTCAGAGCAGAACGGACCACCCTGTACAGGACCATGAAGAAATTCGAGCAAAACGGAATCGTACACCAGATCGATGATGGAACGGGAATAGCCAAATACGCACTATGCGAGCCGGACTGTAATTGTGACCTCGACCAAGACCTGCACCTTCATTTTCACTGTGACCACTGCGATGAAACGGTGTGTCTGACCGAGCATAAAATTCCTCATATCAACTTACCGGAAGGCTATATTGCGGAGGATGCCAATCTGGTGTTAACCGGAATCTGCGAAAAATGTAGCGGGCCGAGCTGA
- a CDS encoding potassium/proton antiporter: MTITIENILLIGSVLLFMSIVIGKRAFKYGVPTLLIFLVIGMLAGSEGIGDIDFNDPRMAQFVGVVSLNFILFSGGLDTNWKTVKPILREGIALSTIGVLLTATSLGTFVWILTDFTIYESMLLGSIVSSTDAAAVFSILRAKSLALKTNLRPTLELESGSNDPMAYVLTISFLTLVLNPEQNLLSILPFFLLQMVVGGLAGFGFGKLTKLIINRLQLGFEGLYPVMVIALMFITFSATDFVGGNGFLAIYICAVYLGNQDLIHKKTIIQMYDGLAWLMQIVLFLTLGLLVFPSEIVPVLGLGMLISIFLILVARPIGVFLSLLFFKMKPGRRFYISWVGLRGAAPIVFATYPLLAGVEKAGMIFNIVFFISVTSVLIQGTTLGVLAKWLNVALPDKAKIPYPTDVLMAENPKTAMKEIKVGEGCYAVDKKIVRLNFPDNAIIAMIKRNGSYVIPNGSTQIEADDVLIVLSDTQDVLDQVNVCIQTGQL, encoded by the coding sequence GTGACTATAACCATTGAAAACATCCTGTTGATTGGCTCGGTGCTACTTTTTATGAGCATCGTCATTGGGAAAAGAGCCTTCAAATACGGGGTGCCTACCCTCTTGATTTTTTTGGTTATTGGGATGCTCGCAGGTTCGGAGGGTATCGGCGATATCGATTTTAACGACCCCAGAATGGCCCAGTTCGTCGGGGTGGTGTCCCTCAACTTCATCCTGTTCTCCGGAGGCCTCGATACCAATTGGAAGACCGTAAAGCCTATTCTAAGGGAAGGCATTGCCTTATCGACCATCGGGGTGCTGCTGACTGCTACCTCGCTTGGAACCTTTGTCTGGATCCTGACCGATTTTACCATTTATGAAAGCATGTTGTTGGGCTCGATCGTATCCTCGACCGATGCAGCGGCGGTATTCTCCATTTTACGGGCCAAAAGTTTAGCCTTGAAAACCAACCTGAGACCGACGCTGGAGCTGGAGAGCGGAAGTAACGACCCGATGGCCTATGTGCTGACAATCAGTTTTCTGACCTTAGTGCTCAACCCGGAACAGAACCTGCTCTCCATACTTCCCTTTTTTCTCCTGCAGATGGTGGTGGGCGGTCTGGCAGGTTTTGGCTTCGGCAAGCTGACCAAATTGATTATCAATAGGCTTCAACTTGGTTTCGAAGGGCTTTACCCCGTGATGGTAATCGCCCTGATGTTCATTACCTTCTCGGCCACCGACTTTGTGGGCGGCAACGGTTTCCTCGCCATTTATATCTGCGCGGTCTATCTGGGCAATCAAGACCTGATCCATAAGAAGACCATCATACAGATGTACGATGGACTGGCCTGGTTGATGCAGATCGTGCTGTTCCTTACCTTGGGTTTGCTGGTGTTTCCCTCGGAAATCGTTCCGGTTCTCGGACTGGGGATGTTGATTTCCATTTTTTTGATTTTGGTGGCCCGGCCTATAGGGGTCTTTCTCAGTTTATTGTTCTTCAAGATGAAGCCCGGGCGACGTTTTTATATCTCTTGGGTCGGGTTACGGGGGGCGGCCCCCATTGTATTTGCTACGTATCCATTATTGGCGGGCGTCGAAAAAGCGGGGATGATCTTTAACATTGTTTTTTTTATATCGGTGACCTCCGTCCTGATTCAAGGCACCACATTGGGGGTGCTGGCCAAATGGTTGAATGTGGCGCTCCCCGACAAGGCCAAAATACCCTATCCTACGGACGTGCTTATGGCAGAAAACCCAAAAACGGCTATGAAAGAAATCAAGGTAGGGGAAGGCTGTTATGCGGTCGATAAGAAAATTGTGCGGCTTAACTTCCCCGACAATGCCATTATTGCCATGATAAAACGCAACGGCAGTTACGTAATACCGAACGGTTCTACCCAAATCGAGGCAGATGACGTATTGATCGTACTTTCCGACACCCAAGATGTACTCGACCAGGTGAATGTGTGCATACAAACCGGACAACTCTAA
- a CDS encoding mandelate racemase/muconate lactonizing enzyme family protein, whose amino-acid sequence MKITKVSFERLDLKLAEPYTIAYETIDSSTNFILKVETDGSHVGYGCGAPDKAVTGEYPAEVEDAIKNVISPYLIGKDPFSYALIMMELKAELQKKASALTMVDMALHDLISKKAGVPLYRYLGGFRTCIPTSITIGILPVDETLRQADDFVQKGFSILKIKGGRSLQEDIEKMSRLHERHPQVRLRFDGNQGYSVIDSVAFVKATAHIGIEIFEQPTKMEKEERLGEVTDLVGIPVMADESLKTLTDVFRLAQNERVDMVNIKLMKVGGILEGMHINSVAKAAGLECMVGCNDECALGISAGLHFALSRPNIRFADLDGHLDVVDDPFMGLFRLKKGILYPTGASGLGEVN is encoded by the coding sequence ATGAAAATCACAAAAGTAAGCTTCGAACGGCTTGACCTAAAGCTCGCCGAACCCTACACCATCGCCTACGAGACCATTGATAGCTCCACCAATTTCATTCTGAAGGTAGAGACCGATGGCAGTCACGTCGGCTATGGCTGCGGTGCTCCCGACAAAGCGGTGACAGGGGAATATCCCGCGGAAGTAGAAGATGCCATCAAGAACGTGATTTCGCCCTATCTGATCGGGAAGGACCCCTTTTCCTATGCGCTGATCATGATGGAACTCAAAGCCGAACTCCAAAAAAAAGCATCGGCCTTGACTATGGTCGATATGGCCCTGCACGACCTTATTTCAAAAAAGGCAGGGGTGCCGTTATACCGTTATCTGGGAGGCTTTCGAACGTGTATTCCGACCAGTATTACTATCGGAATACTTCCTGTGGATGAGACCTTGCGTCAAGCCGATGATTTTGTTCAAAAAGGTTTTTCCATACTAAAAATTAAAGGGGGCCGCAGCCTACAGGAAGACATTGAAAAAATGTCCAGATTGCACGAAAGACACCCCCAGGTACGGCTTCGCTTTGACGGCAATCAGGGTTATTCGGTCATCGATTCGGTAGCTTTCGTTAAGGCTACGGCACATATCGGAATAGAGATATTCGAACAACCCACCAAAATGGAAAAAGAAGAGCGTTTGGGCGAGGTGACCGATCTGGTCGGTATTCCTGTCATGGCCGATGAAAGCCTAAAGACCCTGACCGATGTGTTCCGGTTGGCGCAGAACGAACGTGTCGATATGGTCAATATCAAATTGATGAAGGTCGGGGGTATTTTAGAGGGCATGCACATCAATTCCGTGGCCAAGGCAGCGGGACTCGAATGCATGGTCGGCTGTAACGATGAATGCGCGTTGGGAATTTCAGCGGGACTCCATTTTGCCCTTTCCCGTCCCAATATCCGGTTCGCCGATCTCGACGGACATCTCGATGTGGTCGATGACCCCTTTATGGGGCTTTTCCGTTTGAAGAAGGGCATCTTGTACCCGACGGGGGCGTCAGGGCTGGGAGAAGTTAATTAA
- a CDS encoding DUF1611 domain-containing protein — protein sequence MKQSIDGKALVYCEGAFTTPNGKTAHGLVRFTERYEIVGVLDSKYAGQDAGEALDRKPYGIPIFKNLEDAIETLTGSGNLPGTLVIGLAPDGGRLPDTARTVIKKALLMGWNVDSGLHDFLTSDKELTRLAVENNCRIRDVRKTPDRDKLHFFTGEIEKVDCLKLAVLGTDSALGKRTTAWLLVHGFRDAGLKAEMIGTGQTAWMQGAKYSMVMDSCINDFVSGEIEHAVVSAYKNEKPDVLVIEGQGSLMNPAYPGGFEILAAGRPDYIILQHAPTRTEYDGFPGYKLHSLPEQIHAIEVISDKKVIAITINHENMAEDEILEACKQVTLETKLPAFDVLKYGPEELIELLKEKL from the coding sequence ATGAAACAATCAATTGACGGAAAGGCGCTCGTATATTGCGAAGGCGCCTTCACTACGCCCAACGGCAAAACCGCGCATGGCCTGGTACGTTTTACCGAACGCTACGAAATTGTAGGTGTCCTGGATAGCAAATATGCGGGACAGGACGCAGGGGAAGCCCTCGACCGAAAGCCCTATGGGATTCCGATTTTTAAAAATTTGGAAGATGCCATCGAGACACTTACGGGCAGCGGCAACTTGCCTGGGACCCTGGTCATAGGTCTTGCCCCTGATGGCGGACGATTGCCCGACACGGCCAGAACGGTTATAAAAAAAGCTTTGCTAATGGGCTGGAACGTCGATAGCGGGCTGCACGATTTTTTGACCAGCGACAAGGAACTGACCCGTCTCGCCGTGGAGAACAATTGCCGGATACGCGATGTACGCAAGACCCCGGACCGCGACAAGCTCCACTTTTTCACCGGCGAAATTGAGAAAGTAGACTGTCTGAAGCTGGCCGTACTCGGTACGGATTCCGCTCTGGGAAAACGAACCACCGCCTGGTTGTTGGTCCATGGCTTCCGGGATGCCGGTCTTAAGGCCGAAATGATCGGTACGGGCCAGACCGCTTGGATGCAGGGCGCCAAATATAGTATGGTGATGGACAGCTGTATCAACGATTTCGTGTCGGGGGAGATCGAGCATGCCGTGGTAAGCGCCTATAAGAACGAGAAGCCGGATGTCTTGGTCATCGAGGGACAGGGCAGTTTGATGAACCCGGCCTACCCCGGCGGTTTCGAGATACTTGCCGCAGGCAGACCGGACTACATCATCTTACAGCACGCCCCGACCCGAACGGAATACGATGGCTTCCCCGGATACAAATTGCATTCCCTGCCCGAACAGATTCATGCCATCGAGGTGATTTCCGATAAAAAAGTGATTGCCATTACCATAAACCACGAAAACATGGCCGAAGACGAGATTTTGGAAGCCTGCAAACAGGTAACCCTCGAAACCAAATTGCCCGCCTTCGACGTATTGAAGTATGGACCGGAAGAACTGATCGAACTATTGAAGGAAAAATTGTGA
- a CDS encoding heavy metal translocating P-type ATPase, translated as MGTEKTVQKKTTATTECCSWDDDHSQAQDSHNREDQNNEGPNHGGHEHSGGASGFKTYIPAIFSFVMLVAGIAFDYFDTFAFFKGWPRLIWYVVAYLPVGLPVIKSGWNSIRNGDFFTEFLLMSIATLGAFALKEYPEGVAVMLFYTVGELFQAAAVKKSKGNIKALLDVRPNEALVYRNSDYVSVDPESVGIGEKIQVRVGEKVPLDGILLSPKASLNTAAITGESKPDTVAEGEKVFAGSINLDAVIEIETTAEFKDSSIARILDLIQNATARKSKTELFIRKFARVYTPIVVFLAIGLTLLPYFFVDTYVFGDWLYRALIFLVISCPCALVISIPLGYFGGLGAASRNGILFKGASFLDAITKVNTVVMDKTGTVTKGIFKIKDIQSKTLAEPEFMTYLMAMEEQSTHPIAKAIMAYGSDGVKLKSNISKPGSNGSEIEPALRKATASEVSEIAGKGLKGKVNGKTVLVGNKALMVSQNIDAPAETESIVESIVMMAIGGTFAGYVIIADEMKDDAQDAVRQIRKSGISNIIMLSGDKDSITQEVARELDIDSAKGGLLPEDKLDEVERLKEKRDTKVAFVGDGINDAPVLAISDVGIAMGGLGSDVAIETADVIIQTDQPSKIARAMAIGRSTRHIVWQNIALAFGVKAIVLVLGAGGLATMWEAVFADVGVALLAILNAMRLQRMKWY; from the coding sequence ATGGGAACGGAAAAAACAGTACAAAAAAAAACAACTGCGACTACGGAATGCTGTAGTTGGGATGACGATCATAGTCAAGCTCAGGATTCGCATAATCGTGAGGACCAGAACAATGAAGGCCCTAACCACGGCGGACATGAACATTCTGGGGGCGCAAGTGGTTTCAAGACCTATATTCCCGCTATTTTCAGCTTCGTAATGTTGGTGGCGGGCATCGCTTTTGACTATTTCGACACCTTTGCTTTTTTTAAAGGATGGCCGAGACTAATCTGGTATGTGGTAGCTTACCTTCCCGTGGGGCTTCCCGTTATCAAATCGGGGTGGAACAGTATTCGAAACGGGGATTTCTTTACGGAGTTTCTGTTGATGTCCATTGCCACCCTGGGCGCGTTCGCGCTGAAGGAATACCCCGAGGGAGTGGCCGTGATGCTGTTCTACACCGTGGGGGAACTCTTTCAGGCCGCAGCGGTCAAAAAATCGAAGGGCAACATTAAAGCCTTGTTGGATGTTCGCCCCAATGAGGCCTTGGTCTATAGGAACTCCGATTATGTTTCCGTCGATCCCGAGTCAGTAGGTATCGGAGAGAAAATACAGGTTCGTGTAGGGGAAAAGGTTCCTTTGGATGGCATTTTACTCTCGCCTAAGGCTTCCCTGAATACCGCGGCCATTACCGGCGAAAGCAAACCTGACACCGTAGCAGAAGGTGAAAAGGTATTTGCGGGAAGTATCAATCTCGATGCCGTCATCGAAATCGAGACCACGGCGGAATTCAAGGACAGTTCCATCGCCCGAATTTTAGATCTGATACAGAACGCTACCGCGAGAAAGTCAAAGACCGAGCTCTTTATCCGGAAGTTTGCCCGTGTCTATACCCCCATCGTAGTGTTTTTGGCCATCGGGCTTACGCTACTTCCTTATTTCTTCGTCGATACCTATGTCTTTGGCGATTGGCTGTATCGGGCGTTGATCTTTCTGGTCATTTCCTGCCCTTGTGCGCTGGTCATTTCCATTCCCTTGGGATATTTCGGGGGATTGGGAGCGGCCTCCCGAAACGGCATCCTCTTTAAAGGCGCTTCCTTTCTCGATGCGATAACCAAGGTGAACACGGTGGTGATGGACAAAACCGGAACGGTGACCAAAGGGATCTTCAAGATCAAGGACATCCAGTCCAAAACCCTCGCCGAACCGGAGTTTATGACCTACCTGATGGCGATGGAAGAACAGTCCACCCACCCCATCGCCAAAGCGATCATGGCGTACGGATCGGATGGTGTGAAATTGAAATCGAACATCTCGAAGCCCGGGTCGAACGGTTCGGAAATCGAGCCTGCCCTAAGGAAAGCAACGGCGAGCGAAGTATCCGAAATCGCGGGAAAGGGCCTTAAAGGAAAGGTGAACGGAAAAACGGTCTTAGTAGGTAATAAAGCCCTGATGGTTTCACAGAACATTGACGCCCCCGCGGAAACGGAGAGCATTGTGGAATCCATCGTCATGATGGCCATCGGGGGAACATTTGCAGGCTACGTAATCATTGCCGACGAGATGAAAGATGACGCCCAAGACGCGGTGCGGCAAATCCGAAAATCCGGCATCTCCAATATCATCATGTTGTCGGGCGATAAGGATTCCATCACCCAAGAGGTGGCCAGGGAACTGGACATCGACAGCGCTAAAGGGGGACTGCTCCCGGAGGACAAACTGGACGAGGTCGAACGGCTCAAGGAAAAACGGGATACCAAGGTGGCCTTCGTCGGTGACGGCATCAACGACGCGCCCGTACTCGCGATAAGCGATGTAGGCATCGCCATGGGAGGCCTTGGCAGCGACGTGGCCATCGAGACCGCGGATGTCATCATTCAGACGGACCAACCCAGCAAAATTGCGAGGGCCATGGCCATTGGTCGTTCCACCCGGCATATCGTCTGGCAGAATATCGCCCTGGCCTTTGGGGTCAAAGCTATTGTGCTGGTACTGGGCGCCGGGGGACTCGCCACCATGTGGGAGGCCGTCTTCGCCGATGTAGGGGTAGCCTTGCTCGCAATCTTAAACGCGATGCGGTTGCAGCGCATGAAGTGGTATTGA
- the nhaA gene encoding Na+/H+ antiporter NhaA, which translates to MIERIIVTPFQKFVKIESFSGILLFGATVIAMVWANSGFSDSYQALWSYNVGFDTENFELNKPLILWVNDGLMAIFFFLIGLEIKRELAIGELNSLKKAAFPLVAAIGGVVFPLGLFLFLNQSPETVNGWGIPMATDIAFTLAILKILGNRVPLSLKIFLTAFAIVDDLVAVLVIAIFYSSGIDWLMIGYAMIPLAILFFLSYRGFYLKYLSIAFAVVVWFLFLKSGIHPTIAGVLMAFTIPIGQKINIRDFTENLTYIAQGLRKTERDGLPILSKEQYQYMDDLEDLTEKFNSPLQRLENGLHGWVAYFIMPIFALANAGVVFSADMQLDVSLVMNIAIALFLGKGIGVTLMAFLGVKLKLAALPDGMNFRQVAGVAVLAGVGFTMSIFVANLAFTGNAMLIDSSKVGIILGSVVSGVVGYLILRWNGKGKDIKT; encoded by the coding sequence ATGATAGAAAGAATTATCGTCACCCCTTTTCAAAAGTTCGTCAAAATTGAAAGTTTCAGCGGAATCCTCCTGTTCGGGGCGACCGTAATCGCTATGGTTTGGGCCAATTCGGGTTTCAGCGACAGTTATCAGGCTCTTTGGAGCTACAATGTCGGATTTGATACGGAGAATTTTGAGCTCAACAAACCGCTTATTCTGTGGGTCAACGACGGTCTGATGGCCATATTTTTCTTTTTGATCGGCCTCGAGATCAAGAGAGAACTTGCAATCGGGGAACTGAACAGCCTGAAAAAAGCGGCATTTCCTTTGGTCGCGGCCATAGGGGGGGTTGTATTTCCGCTTGGGTTGTTCCTCTTTCTGAACCAGTCTCCAGAAACGGTAAATGGCTGGGGAATTCCCATGGCGACCGACATCGCCTTTACCTTGGCGATTCTCAAAATCTTGGGAAACCGGGTGCCGCTGAGCCTAAAGATTTTCCTGACCGCCTTTGCCATTGTCGACGATTTGGTAGCTGTCTTGGTCATTGCCATTTTTTACAGTTCCGGAATTGATTGGCTCATGATCGGGTATGCCATGATACCCTTGGCCATTTTGTTTTTCCTCTCGTACCGGGGCTTTTATCTTAAGTATCTATCGATTGCCTTTGCCGTAGTCGTATGGTTCCTGTTTTTGAAATCGGGGATTCATCCTACGATAGCCGGGGTACTTATGGCCTTTACCATCCCCATTGGCCAAAAGATAAACATAAGGGACTTTACCGAAAACCTGACTTATATCGCCCAAGGTCTTAGGAAAACCGAACGCGACGGCCTTCCTATATTATCGAAGGAACAGTATCAATATATGGATGACCTCGAGGATCTGACCGAAAAGTTCAATTCGCCCTTACAGCGCTTAGAGAACGGTCTGCACGGCTGGGTGGCCTATTTTATTATGCCGATCTTCGCCTTGGCCAACGCAGGGGTGGTCTTTAGTGCGGATATGCAACTCGATGTATCCTTGGTGATGAACATCGCTATCGCCCTTTTTCTCGGTAAAGGAATCGGTGTTACGTTAATGGCGTTCCTCGGGGTGAAATTGAAACTTGCGGCCCTGCCCGATGGTATGAATTTCAGGCAGGTCGCCGGGGTCGCCGTCTTGGCCGGGGTAGGTTTTACAATGTCTATTTTTGTCGCTAATTTGGCCTTTACGGGAAATGCGATGCTTATCGATTCGTCCAAGGTGGGAATCATTCTAGGTTCGGTCGTTTCGGGGGTGGTCGGATATCTAATTTTACGATGGAACGGAAAAGGGAAAGATATCAAAACCTAG